The genomic interval GTAGGCAGCGTGGTGCTTGCTGTGGTGCAGCTCCATGATGCGCGCCGAAATGTGCGGCTCAAGCGCCGCGTAGTCGTAGCTGAGTTCTGGCAGTACGTACTCGGTCACAAAATCCTCCAATGTCGTGGACGGTCTGTCCGGGTTGTAACTCTCGGATTGTGCATCCGGATGACTGGCATCCGGAAGATCAGGGTGAACGCTCTGATTCTAGGGGCGCCGCTACTCGTCCAGCATCTCAGGCGTCACATTGGCATCAGTGCCAGGAATCCCCAAATCGATGGCCCGCTTATCCGCCATGGCCAGGAGCCGGCGGATGCGGCCGGCGATGGCGTCCTTGGTCATTACCGGATCTGCCAGGCGCCCCAGCTCGTCAAGGCTCGCCTGCTTGTGGGCCACCCGGAGTTCGCCGGCGTATTTGAGGTGGTCCGGGACGTCGTCGCCCAGGATCTCCAGTGCCCGGTCCACCCTGGCTCCGGCGGCCACGGCCGCCTGGGCGGAGCGCCGCAGGTTGGCGTCGTCAAAGTTGGCCAGCCGGTTGGCCGTGGCCCTGACTTCCTTGCGCATCCGGCGCTCTTCCCAGACCATCAGGGCATCGTGGGCGCCCATGCGGATGAGCAGGGCGGCGATGGTGTCGCCGTCGCGGATCACTACCCGGTCCACTCCCCTGACTTCGCGGGCTTTGGCCTGGATGCCAAGACGGCGGGCGGCACCAACGAGGGCAAGCGCGGACTCGGGGCCCGGGCAGGTGACCTCCAGCGATGACGAACGTCCCGGTTCGGTGAGGGACCCGTGGGCCAGGAACGCTCCACGCCACACGGCCTCGGCGTCAGCAGCCGAGCCGTTGACCACTGCCGAGGGAAGCCCCCGCACCGGCCGGCCGCGGCCGTCCAGGAGGCCTGTCTGCCGGGCCAGGGACTCGCCGTCGCGGACCACCCGCACGACGTACCGGCTGCCGCGGCGCAGTCCCCCGCCGGAGACAACGATGATCTCGCTCTGGTGGCCGTAAACCTCGGCGATGGCGGCCCGGAGCCTGCGCGCCGTCGCTGCGAGGTCAACCTCGGCTTCGATCACGATCCTGCCCGAGATGATGTGCAGGCCGCCGGCGAAGCGCAGCATTGCCGAGACCTCTGCCTTGCGGACTGAGGATTTCTTGATGTCCAGACGGGACAGTTCTTCCTTGACCGATGATGTCAGTGCCATGGCACCTTCCTAACTGTTCCCAAAAATGTCGTGGTACGCCGCTGCCAGACGCAGGGGGTCATGGACGGGTCGGCGGCCCGACGCCCCCACTTTACCCAAGACAACCTCGGCGCCGATCATCCCGGCGGCTTTCTCGAACTCCTGCCGGTCCGGCACCGACGCGGGATCCGCCAGGACAACGTCGACGCTGAAGTCCGGCGCATACCGGCGCAGTGCGTGCAGGTGGTCCGCCGCCGACATGCCCGTGGTCTCCTTGGTGTCCGTGGCCAGGTTCATGGTGAGGCAGCGTTTTGCGGCTGTGGCACTCAGGGCGTCACGCATTTCCGGGAGCAGCAGGTGCGGCAGCACGGACGTGTACCAGGACCCCGGCCCCAGGATGACCCAGTCAGCCAGTTCGATGGCTGTCAGGGCTTCAACGCAGGCCGGCGCCTGTTCGGGCAGGAGCCGGACGTGTTCCAGCGAGCCGGCCACGGCGCACCGCGCCTGCCCGCGGATTCTCTGGCGCGCGAACGTGCCGTCAGGTGCAGTGACGCGGATGTCACCTTCAATGGTCAGCGGAACGGTGGACATGGGCAGGACCTGTCCACGGGCACCGAGCAGGGCGCCGGCCCACTTCAGGCCGGCCACGGTGTCGCCCAGCAGTTCCCAAAGGGTGACGATGAGCAGGTTGCCCATCGCATGCTCGTCCAGCGATCCACCGGTACCCTGGCCGGGCCGGAAACGGTGCTGCATCACGTCGCGCCAGGTGCGTCCCCAGTCCGTGTCGTCGCACAAGGCGGAGAGTGCCATGCGCAGGTCTCCGGGCGGCAGGACGCCGTACTCGTCACGCAGACGCCCTGAAGACCCGCCGTCGTCCGCCACAGTGACAATGGCGGTCAGCTCGGAGGTCAGCAGCCGCAGCGCCGAGAGCGAAGCGGACAGGCCGTGCCCGCCGCCGAGCGCCACGACGTTGGGGCCCTTGTCCTGCTGGCCGGCTGCCGTTCCGCTGGAAACCGGTACGAGCGGGAGAGGCCCGGTGAACATCCCCATTACTCGCGGCCCAGATCCCGATGGGTGGTGGTCACGGTCACGCGCGGATACTGTGCCAGTTTCTTGGAAAGCTCGACGGCGACGGCCACGGACCGGTGCTTGCCGCCGGTACAGCCGACGGCGATGGTGGCGTAATGCTTGTTTTCGCGCCGGTAGCCGTCCAGGACGGGCTCAAGCGCCAGGACATAACGGTCCACGAAGTTCTTTACACCTTCCGCCTCGAGGACGTAATCGCTGACGTCCTTGTCCAGGCCGGTATGCGGGCGCAGCTGCGGGACCCAGTGCGGATTCGGGATGAACCGGACGTCAGCAACGTAGTTGGAATCCACCGGCAGGCCGTACTTGAAGCCAAAGCTCATGACGTTGAGCCGCAGTGCCACCGGGCCGGTCTCGCTGAAGAGTTCCGTGATGGCGGTGGCCAGGGCGTGGACGTTGTAGGTCGAGGTGTCCAGTACGACGTCGGAGCTGTCGCGCAGTTCCTTGAGCACCTCCCGTTCGGCTGCAATGCCGTCGAGGATGCGGCCGCCTTCCTGGAGCGGATGGGGCCTGCGGCCCTGCTCGAACCGGCGGACCAGGACGTCGTCTTTGGCGTCGAGGAAAAGGACCCGGAACTTGACACCACTGGCGGCGAGGGCCCCCAGGGCCGCACGGACGTCGACAAAGAGGCCTTTGCTGCGGACATCCATCACCACGGCCAGCCGCGGAATGGACTGCGGAGCGTGGGAGACAATCTCGGCCAGGGTGCCGAGCATCTGCGGCGGCAGGTTTTCCACAACATACCAGCCATGGTCCTCAAGTGCGTCTGCGGCGGTGCTGCGTCCCGCCCCTGACATACCGGTGACCACCAGCAGTTCCGCTTCGGGGGGCTTGACCGGCGTCAGCCCGTCCTGCTCCGTCCCGGATTCCGCCGTAGAGTCTGCCATTCGTTCCGCCCCGTTTCTGTACAGATGAAGACAGGCGCCCGCAATGGCGGAAACCTGCGTTCCTTACCCTACCTAGGTTTCAATGATTTCGCCGGTGGCCATATTCACGGCCGGAAGCGCATCGCCGGCCGTGTCGTCGCTGCTGAAGTGGGCCACGATGGCGTTGGCAAGGGATGGTCCGATGCCCTTGGCCGCCGTGAGCTCGGCCGCGGTGGCGGCTTTCACGCCTTTGACGGATCCGAAGTGGGTGAGCAGGGCCTTGCGTTTGGACTCGCCAAGGCCCGGCACTCCGTCCAGCGCCGAGACGGTCATGGCCTTGCCGCGCTTCTGTCGGTGGAAGGTGATGGCGAAGCGGTGGGCTTCGTCACGGATCCGCTGCAGCAGATAGAGTCCCTGGGACGTCCTGGGCAGGATCACGGGGAAGTCGCTGTCCGGCAGCCAGACTTCCTCAAGGCGTTTGGCCAGGCCCACGACGTAGACATCCTCAATGCCAAGGTCCGCCAGGGCCCGGGCCGCGGCGTTCACCTGGGGCTTGCCGCCGTCGACCACCACCAGGTTGGGCGGGTAGGCGAATTTTGCCCGCGGGGCGGCCGTAGTGGTGTCCAGGACCGCGGCATTGGCGGCTGCTTCCAAGGCGGCCTGGTGCCCGGGCAGGGCGGAGGCCTCTGCCTGCGCGGACTGGTCCTGCAGGTAATGCCGGAAGCGCCGGGTCAGGACGTCGTGCATGGCGGCGGTGTCGTCTGCGGCGGCGGCCCCGGTGACGGAGAATTTCCGGTATTCGGACTTCTTGGGCAGCCCGTCCTCGACAACCACCATGGACGCCACGACGTTGGTGCCCTGGACGTGCGAGACGTCGAAGCATTCGATCCGCAGGAGCGCCACGGGCAGGTCCAGGGCTTCCTGCAGCTCCTGCAGTGCCTGGGAGCGCACGGTGAGGTCCCCGGCGCGGCGGGTCTTATGCAGTTTGAGCGCGTGCTCGGCGTTTTCACGGACGGTGGACATCAGCGCAGCCTTGTCGCCGCGCTGCGGCACCCTGACATCCACCTTGGCTCCGCGCAACCCGCCGAGCCATTCCGTCAGCTCGGCGGCGTTGCTGGGTTCGACGGGCACCAGGACTTCGCGGGGCAGCCTGCCATGGCTGTCGCCGTCGTCGCCGTAGACCTGCTGCAGCAGGTGTTCCACCAGATCCGGGGTGGTGGCGTCCTCCACTTTTTCCACCACCCAGCCGCGCTGGCCACGGATCCGGCCACCCCGGACGTGGAACACCTGGACGGCAGCCTCCAACTCGTCCTCGTGGAGTGCGAAGACATCGGCGTCGGTATCGTCGGCGAGCACTACGGCGTTCCGCTCAAAGACCTTCCGAAGGGCGGCGATGTCATCACGGAGCCTCGCCGCACGCTCGTAGTCGAGGGTGCCGACGGCGTCGGCCATCTGCTTTTCGAGTTTGGTGATGAAACGCTTGGCCTCGCCGCCCATAAACGCGCAGAAGTCCTCCGCCAGGGCCCGGTGTTCTTCCGGGGTCACCCGGCCAACGCAGGGGGCCGAGCATTTATCGATGTAGCCCAGCAGGCACGGCCGGCCGCTCGCCTGGGCCCGTTTGAGGACGCCGGCGCTGCAGCTGCGGACGGGGAAAACCCGCAGCAAAGTGTCCATGGTTTCCCGGATCGCGCCAGCCGTGTACGGGCCGAAGTATCGGGTGCCCTTGCGGCGGTCCCCCCGCATGACCTGGACCCTGGGGAGCTTCTCGCTCATGGTGAGGGCCAGGTACGGATACGTTTTGTCGTCGCGGAAGACCACGTTGAAACGTGGCTTGTATTCCTTGATCCAGGTGTATTCAAGCTGCAGCGACTCCAGCTCGCTGCCCACCACTGTCCACTCGACACTGCTGGCCGTGTGAACCATTGCGTGGGTTTTGGGCAGCAGGCCCGCCGGATTCGCGAAGTAGGAGTTCAGGCGGGAGCGAAGGCTTTTGGCTTTGCCGACGTAGATGACCCGGCCGTGGGGATCGCGGAACCGGTACACCCCGGGGTTGGTGGGAATTTCACCCGTCTGGGGCCTGTAACTTGCTGGATCTGCCACTACTTCATTCTACTAACGCCTAGTCCGCGGCCTTGCCCTGGTTGTAGCTGGTGGAGCGTTCCTGGCCGCTGAGTTCGGCGATCGCATCCATGATGCGGTCCGTTACCTGCCGCCGCGCCGGCAGCGAATGATCCGGGCCGGTCTTGTCGAAATACAAGGGTTCCCCCACCTTCATGGTGAAGTGATGCGGCTTGAAGCCCTTCTCACCGGCCGGCTGCAGGTTCTCCGTCCCGATCAGTCCGACCGGGATCACGGGAGCCCCGGTTGCCAGTGCAAGCCAGCCCACGCCGGTGCGGCCGCGGTAGAGAATACCGTCCCGCGACCGTGTGCCTTCAGGGTAGATGCCGATGCCCTTGCCGGCCTCCAGGATGTCCAGGAGGGTTTTGAGCGCCTGGACGCTTGCTGCCTGCTCGCCGCGCTCCACCGGGATGGAACCCACGGACTCAAAAAAGGACTTCATGACCCTGCCCTTGACGCCACCGGTGGTGAAGTACTCGGCTTTGGCGAAGAAGGCCACGGGCCGCGGCATCAGCGCCTGGACAATGACGCTGTCAAAGAAGGAAAGATGGTTCGGGGCCACAATGAAGGGCCCCTCTTTCGGGACGTTTTCAAGGCCGACGACGGTGGGCCGGCAGGAGCCCGCGACGAGCCCGCGAAATGTCCAGCGGACCGCCTCAAACAGCGCCATCGTTGCGCACCTCACTCATCGCGGCAGCGTGGATGGCTTCGAGGCGCCCGATGGCGGCGACCATGCCCGCGGTGGTGTCCACCACGGTGACGGCTCCGGCTTCCTCAAGTTCGCCATCGGGAGCGAATCCCCAGCCCACGCCGATGCAGTCAAGCCCGTTCGCGATGGCTCCGGCCACGTCCTGGGCGCGGTCACCCACCATCACGGCGTGCTGGGTGGACAGGTCGGTCAGGGCCGCGGAGATGATCTCCGCCTTACCCAGCGGACCGACCGTCGACGATTCGTTGTCTGCCGAACCCCTGATGGACTGGAACAGGTTGGCGATGCCGTGGTGGCGCAGCACGATCTGGGCCAGCCCTTCGGGCTTCTGCGTGGCGACGGCCACTGGCCTGCCTTCGGCAGCGAAGGTCTCCAGCGCTTCCTTGATCCCGGGGTACAGCCGGCTCTGGGCTATCCCAGTGGCCAGGTAGTACTGCCGGTACGTCCGGATGACCTCGTCAAGCTTGTCGGCCGGAACCTTGCAGACGCTCTGGAGTGCGTCGCTGAGTTTGGGGCCGATCATCGAGTTCAGGACGTCCTGGCCGGGAACCGGCAGACCTGCGGCGGCAAGGGCTGCTGCGATTCCGCCGGATATTCCGCCGGCCGGATCGACAAGAGTGCCGTCCAGGTCAAAGATCACGGGCACTGTTGTTTGAGTCACCGGCTTAGTTTCTCACGACACCGAGCATGCCTGAAACTCGCATGCCCGACACGGCATACGTCATCGGACGCCAACCGCTTAGCCCAGTATTTCCGCGAGGAAGGATGCCGTGTGGCCCTTGGTGGATTTCGATACCTGCTCGGGCGTGCCGGTGGCCACGATCTGGCCGCCGCCCGAACCGCCGTCCGGGCCAAGATCCACGATCCAGTCGGCGCTCTTGATGACGTCCAGGTTGTGTTCGATGGTGATCACCGTGTTGCCCTTGTCCACCAGACTTTGAAGGACCATCAGGAGCTTGCGGATGTCCTCGAAGTGCAGGCCCGTGGTGGGCTCGTCGAGAACATACACACTACGTCCGTTGGAGCGCTTCTGCAGTTCCGCGGCGAGCTTGACACGCTGGGCCTCGCCGCCGGAGAGGGTGGTTGCCGGCTGTCCCAGCCGTACGTAGCCGAGGCCCACGTCCACGAGGGTGTTCAGGTGCCGGGCGATCGGGGAGAAGGCCGCGAAGAACTCCGCACCTTCTTCGATGGGCATGTTGAGCACATCCGCGATGGTCTTGCCCTTGTAGTGCACTTCGAGGGTTTCGCGGTTGTACCGTGCGCCGTGGCACACCTCGCAGGGCACGTAGACGTCCGGCAGGAAGTTCATTTCAATCTTCAGCGTGCCGTCACCTGCGCAGGCTTCGCAGCGCCCGCCCTTGACGTTGAAGGAGAACCGGCCTGGCAGGTAGCCACGGACCTTGGCCTCGGTGGTCTCGGCGAAGAGCTTGCGGATGTTGTCAAAGACGCCGGTGTACGTGGCCGGGTTGGAGCGTGGGGTGCGACCGATAGGGCTCTGGTCCACGTGCACCACCTTGTCCAGGTGCTCCAGGCCCATGATGCTCTTGTGGCGTCCGGCCACCTGTTTGGCGCCGTTGAGCTTGTTGGCCAGCACCTTGTAAAGGATCTCGTTGACCAGGGTGGATTTGCCGGAGCCGCTGACGCCGGTCACGGCGGTGAACAGGCCCAGGGGGAAGGCCGCATCAACGTTGACCAGGTTGTTTTCACGCGCACCGACGACCCTCAGCTCACGCTTTTTGTCGTATTTGCGCCGCTTCTTGGGGATGTCGATCTTCTTGCGGCCGGACAGGTAATCGCCGGTCAGTGAGTTGGTGTTGGCCAGGAGATCCTGGTAGGACCCCGAGTGCACTACCTGGCCGCCGTGCTCGCCTGCGCCGGGCCCGATGTCCACGATCCAGTCCGCCACCTGGATGGTGTCCTCATCGTGCTCGACAACGATGAGGGTGTTTCCCATGTCCCGGAGCCGGGTCAGGGTCTCAATAAGCCGGCGGTTGTCGCGCTGGTGGAGGCCGATGGAGGGCTCGTCCAGGACGTACAGGACGCCCACGAGGCCGGAACCGATCTGGGTGGCGAGCCGGATCCGCTGCGCTTCGCCACCGGACAAGGTGGCGGAGGGGCGCTCGAGATTCAGGTATTCCAGCCCTACGTCGAGCAGGAAGGTCAGCCGGGCCTGTATTTCCTTGAGCACCTGGTGGGCGATCTGGGCCTCGCGGCCGGTGAGGACCAGGTTGTTCAGGAAGTCCGCGCACACGCGCATGGGCATGGCGGCCACCTCGGCGATAGACTTGCCGTTGATCAGGACGGACAGCGAGGCGGGGTTGAGCCGGGCACCATTGCACGCGGGGCACGCGATCTGCCGCATGTACTCTTCGTAGCGGTCGCGCGCCCACTCGGAGTCCGTCTCACCGTGCTTGCGGTGGACGTACTGGATGGCACCTTCGAAGCCGGTACTGTATTTACGTTCGCGTCCGAAGCGGTTCTTGTACTGGACAACCACCTTGTGGTCCTTGCCGTGCAGGACGGTCTGGCGGACGTCGTTGCCCAGCTTTTCCCAAGGTGTGTCCATGGAGAAGCCAAGCTCCTTGGACAGCCCTTCGAGCAGGCGGTTCCAATACTCGGTTGTTGCGGTGCCGAGTGACCATGGCGCGATGGCGCCCTCGGACAAAGACAGCTCAGGATTCGGAATGATCAGTTCTTCGTCAACCTCGAGCCGTGTACCGATGCCGCTGCACGCGGAACAGGCGCCGAATGGGTTGTTGAAGGAGAAGGACCGCGGCTCGATTTCATCGATGGCCAGGGGATGTTCGTTAGGGCAGGCGAGGTTCTCGGAAAATGCCCGCAGCCGTCCCGGCGCGTCTGCGTCCAGATCGACGAACTCGGCCAGCACCCGGCCTTCGGCCAGGCCAAGCGCCGTTTCAACGGAGTCCGTGAGGCGCTGGCTGATGCCTTCCTTTACCACCAGGCGGTCCACCACCACCTCAATGGTGTGCTTGAACTGCTTGCCGAGTTTGGGCGGCTCGCTCAGCTGGATCAGCTCACCGTCCACCCGGGCACGCGAATAGCCCTTGGCGGTCAGCTCCTTGAAGAGGTCCACGAACTCGCCCTTGCGCCCCCGCACCACCGGCGCCAGGACTTGGAATCGCGTGCCTTCGTCAAGCTCAAGCAACTGGTCCACGATCTGCTGCGGAGTCTGACGGGCCACAACCTCGCCACAGACCGGGCAATGCGGCCGTCCCACGCGTGCCCACAGCAATCGCATGTAGTCATAAATTTCGGTGATGGTGCCAACCGTGGACCGGGGGTTCTTGCTAGTGGACTTCTGGTCAATCGATACCGCCGGGGAGAGCCCCTCGATGAAATCGACGTCCGGCTTGTCCACCTGGCCGAGGAACTGGCGGGCATACGCCGACAGGGACTCAACGTAGCGCCGCTGGCCCTCGGCGAAGATTGTGTCGAACGCCAGGGACGACTTCCCGGAACCGGACAGCCCGGTGAAAACGATCATGGCATCGCGGGGCAGATCCAAGTCCACGTTGCGCAGGTTATGCTCGCGCGCCCCTTTGACCACAAGGCGGGAGAGGTCTGGCCGGGCAGGCGTGGCTGGGGCCTGGGGAACGGCGACGGGGACGGATTCGACTGCTGTTTCTTCAGCTACGGCTTTAGGCACCCACTAATGCTAATCGAAAACTTCTTCGAATATCCATGCGGGGTCCGGCTAGTCGGCGTCGTAGGCTGCTGCCAGCAGCTGGACTGCTTCCGCAAAGGTGGCACCTTGGGCCTTGGCCACTGACGCATAAGAGTTGGCGGCCAGGGAGAGCGCATCCGCCCGCTCATCACGCGCGCACACCACAGTGCCGTTCCTGCCCTTCGTGGCCACGACACCGGCTGCCTCCAGCTCCTTGTACGCCCTGGCCACAGTGTGGGGCGCGACGTCGAGCAGCCCCGCCAGGGTCCGTACCGCCGGCAGCTTGGTTCCCGGCGGAAGGGCCCCGCTGTCCGCGAGGCGGATCACATGCAGGCGCAGCTGCTCAAAGAGTGCCACCGTGCTGGATTGGTTGGGCTTCCAGGTTCCGGGAAACGGACCAGCTGTTGTCATCGTCCGGCCTCCAACGTGCCGGCGCGGCCCGGGCGTCCGGCGAACTGGGCGTTGTAGAGCCGTGCATAGCGGCCGTTGGCCGCCAGGAGGCTTCGATGGGTTCCCTGCTCTGCAATGCGTCCGTGGTCCATGACCAGAATTAGATCAGCGTCCCGGACCGTGGACAAACGGTGGGCGATCACAAAGCTTGTTTTTCCACGGCGCAACCTCTGCATGGCCTGGCGGATCAGGACCTCGGTCCGGGAATCCACTGAACTGGTGGCCTCATCCAGGACCAGCACAGTGCGGTCCGCCAGCTGCGCCCGGGCGATGGCGATCAGCTGGCGCTGCCCCTGGCTGAGCGGCTCTCCCCCGTTGCCCAGCATCGTGTCGTAGCCGGCGGGCAACGACCTGATGAGGTGGTCCACGTGGCTCGCCTCGGCTGCCGCGGTGATCTCCGCAGCCGTGGCTCCTGGCCGGCCGTATTCGATGTTCTCCCTGATGGTGCCGGAAAACAGCCAGGCATCCTGCAGCACCACACCGAATCCATTGCGCAGGACGTCCCGCGGAATGTCAGCAATGTCGGTACCCCCGATGGTGATCCTGCCGGCGTCGACCTCATAGAACCGCATGAGCAGGTTGACAACGGTGGTCTTGCCGGCGCCCGTGTGCCCGACAATCGCGACCGTCCGGCCCGGTTCCACCGTGAACGACAGTCCACGGACCACAGGGTCAGCCCGGGCATAGCCGAAGGTGACATCACTGAACACAATCCGCCCTTCCTGACCGGGTTTGTGACCGTCACGTTCGGGCTCGGCAGGTATC from Pseudarthrobacter sp. SSS035 carries:
- a CDS encoding 1-acyl-sn-glycerol-3-phosphate acyltransferase, which codes for MALFEAVRWTFRGLVAGSCRPTVVGLENVPKEGPFIVAPNHLSFFDSVIVQALMPRPVAFFAKAEYFTTGGVKGRVMKSFFESVGSIPVERGEQAASVQALKTLLDILEAGKGIGIYPEGTRSRDGILYRGRTGVGWLALATGAPVIPVGLIGTENLQPAGEKGFKPHHFTMKVGEPLYFDKTGPDHSLPARRQVTDRIMDAIAELSGQERSTSYNQGKAAD
- the rapZ gene encoding RNase adapter RapZ; protein product: MADSTAESGTEQDGLTPVKPPEAELLVVTGMSGAGRSTAADALEDHGWYVVENLPPQMLGTLAEIVSHAPQSIPRLAVVMDVRSKGLFVDVRAALGALAASGVKFRVLFLDAKDDVLVRRFEQGRRPHPLQEGGRILDGIAAEREVLKELRDSSDVVLDTSTYNVHALATAITELFSETGPVALRLNVMSFGFKYGLPVDSNYVADVRFIPNPHWVPQLRPHTGLDKDVSDYVLEAEGVKNFVDRYVLALEPVLDGYRRENKHYATIAVGCTGGKHRSVAVAVELSKKLAQYPRVTVTTTHRDLGRE
- the uvrA gene encoding excinuclease ABC subunit UvrA codes for the protein MPKAVAEETAVESVPVAVPQAPATPARPDLSRLVVKGAREHNLRNVDLDLPRDAMIVFTGLSGSGKSSLAFDTIFAEGQRRYVESLSAYARQFLGQVDKPDVDFIEGLSPAVSIDQKSTSKNPRSTVGTITEIYDYMRLLWARVGRPHCPVCGEVVARQTPQQIVDQLLELDEGTRFQVLAPVVRGRKGEFVDLFKELTAKGYSRARVDGELIQLSEPPKLGKQFKHTIEVVVDRLVVKEGISQRLTDSVETALGLAEGRVLAEFVDLDADAPGRLRAFSENLACPNEHPLAIDEIEPRSFSFNNPFGACSACSGIGTRLEVDEELIIPNPELSLSEGAIAPWSLGTATTEYWNRLLEGLSKELGFSMDTPWEKLGNDVRQTVLHGKDHKVVVQYKNRFGRERKYSTGFEGAIQYVHRKHGETDSEWARDRYEEYMRQIACPACNGARLNPASLSVLINGKSIAEVAAMPMRVCADFLNNLVLTGREAQIAHQVLKEIQARLTFLLDVGLEYLNLERPSATLSGGEAQRIRLATQIGSGLVGVLYVLDEPSIGLHQRDNRRLIETLTRLRDMGNTLIVVEHDEDTIQVADWIVDIGPGAGEHGGQVVHSGSYQDLLANTNSLTGDYLSGRKKIDIPKKRRKYDKKRELRVVGARENNLVNVDAAFPLGLFTAVTGVSGSGKSTLVNEILYKVLANKLNGAKQVAGRHKSIMGLEHLDKVVHVDQSPIGRTPRSNPATYTGVFDNIRKLFAETTEAKVRGYLPGRFSFNVKGGRCEACAGDGTLKIEMNFLPDVYVPCEVCHGARYNRETLEVHYKGKTIADVLNMPIEEGAEFFAAFSPIARHLNTLVDVGLGYVRLGQPATTLSGGEAQRVKLAAELQKRSNGRSVYVLDEPTTGLHFEDIRKLLMVLQSLVDKGNTVITIEHNLDVIKSADWIVDLGPDGGSGGGQIVATGTPEQVSKSTKGHTASFLAEILG
- a CDS encoding GntR family transcriptional regulator, translating into MTTAGPFPGTWKPNQSSTVALFEQLRLHVIRLADSGALPPGTKLPAVRTLAGLLDVAPHTVARAYKELEAAGVVATKGRNGTVVCARDERADALSLAANSYASVAKAQGATFAEAVQLLAAAYDAD
- a CDS encoding HAD hydrolase-like protein yields the protein MTQTTVPVIFDLDGTLVDPAGGISGGIAAALAAAGLPVPGQDVLNSMIGPKLSDALQSVCKVPADKLDEVIRTYRQYYLATGIAQSRLYPGIKEALETFAAEGRPVAVATQKPEGLAQIVLRHHGIANLFQSIRGSADNESSTVGPLGKAEIISAALTDLSTQHAVMVGDRAQDVAGAIANGLDCIGVGWGFAPDGELEEAGAVTVVDTTAGMVAAIGRLEAIHAAAMSEVRNDGAV
- the whiA gene encoding DNA-binding protein WhiA, which translates into the protein MALTSSVKEELSRLDIKKSSVRKAEVSAMLRFAGGLHIISGRIVIEAEVDLAATARRLRAAIAEVYGHQSEIIVVSGGGLRRGSRYVVRVVRDGESLARQTGLLDGRGRPVRGLPSAVVNGSAADAEAVWRGAFLAHGSLTEPGRSSSLEVTCPGPESALALVGAARRLGIQAKAREVRGVDRVVIRDGDTIAALLIRMGAHDALMVWEERRMRKEVRATANRLANFDDANLRRSAQAAVAAGARVDRALEILGDDVPDHLKYAGELRVAHKQASLDELGRLADPVMTKDAIAGRIRRLLAMADKRAIDLGIPGTDANVTPEMLDE
- the uvrC gene encoding excinuclease ABC subunit UvrC; its protein translation is MADPASYRPQTGEIPTNPGVYRFRDPHGRVIYVGKAKSLRSRLNSYFANPAGLLPKTHAMVHTASSVEWTVVGSELESLQLEYTWIKEYKPRFNVVFRDDKTYPYLALTMSEKLPRVQVMRGDRRKGTRYFGPYTAGAIRETMDTLLRVFPVRSCSAGVLKRAQASGRPCLLGYIDKCSAPCVGRVTPEEHRALAEDFCAFMGGEAKRFITKLEKQMADAVGTLDYERAARLRDDIAALRKVFERNAVVLADDTDADVFALHEDELEAAVQVFHVRGGRIRGQRGWVVEKVEDATTPDLVEHLLQQVYGDDGDSHGRLPREVLVPVEPSNAAELTEWLGGLRGAKVDVRVPQRGDKAALMSTVRENAEHALKLHKTRRAGDLTVRSQALQELQEALDLPVALLRIECFDVSHVQGTNVVASMVVVEDGLPKKSEYRKFSVTGAAAADDTAAMHDVLTRRFRHYLQDQSAQAEASALPGHQAALEAAANAAVLDTTTAAPRAKFAYPPNLVVVDGGKPQVNAAARALADLGIEDVYVVGLAKRLEEVWLPDSDFPVILPRTSQGLYLLQRIRDEAHRFAITFHRQKRGKAMTVSALDGVPGLGESKRKALLTHFGSVKGVKAATAAELTAAKGIGPSLANAIVAHFSSDDTAGDALPAVNMATGEIIET
- the yvcK gene encoding uridine diphosphate-N-acetylglucosamine-binding protein YvcK, with the protein product MGMFTGPLPLVPVSSGTAAGQQDKGPNVVALGGGHGLSASLSALRLLTSELTAIVTVADDGGSSGRLRDEYGVLPPGDLRMALSALCDDTDWGRTWRDVMQHRFRPGQGTGGSLDEHAMGNLLIVTLWELLGDTVAGLKWAGALLGARGQVLPMSTVPLTIEGDIRVTAPDGTFARQRIRGQARCAVAGSLEHVRLLPEQAPACVEALTAIELADWVILGPGSWYTSVLPHLLLPEMRDALSATAAKRCLTMNLATDTKETTGMSAADHLHALRRYAPDFSVDVVLADPASVPDRQEFEKAAGMIGAEVVLGKVGASGRRPVHDPLRLAAAYHDIFGNS